The Intrasporangium calvum DSM 43043 sequence ACCGTGTCGCAGGACACCACGAGGGCCCGGTGCAGGTCGATCGGGCCGTAGCCCCGCGACTCGTAGTTGTTGAAGACGTGGTCACCGATCCGGTAGCTCGGACTGCACTCGTACCGGCCCTTCAGGGACGCTCCAGCCGCGACCGCCGCGGGCACCGAGATGACCTTGAACGTCGATGCCGGCGGATACGTCTCGGCGACCACCCGGGACCGGAGGGCGGCGCCGGCCTGCTCACTCGTGAGGCGCCTGAGGTCGGCGGCCGTGATCCCCCCGACGAAGATCCCCGGATCGTAGGTCGGGTGGCTGGCGGCGGCGACGACCGCACCGTTGGTGACGTCCAGGACCACCGCGGCACCAGAGTCAGCAGGGTGTCCATCCGCGCGGGCGCGGGTCACGGCCCGCGCGAGGGCGCGCTCGGCAGCAGCCTGGATGCGAGTGTCGATGTGGGTGAGCAGGTCGAGCCCCGGGGTCGGCGGGACCGATGAGACCGTGCCGATGACGGCACCGCGCGGGTCGATCGAGACGGTCGTCCGGCCGTTCGTGCCGCGCAGCACCTCGTCGTACTCCGCCTCGAGCCCGGCTCGCCCGACGAGGTCCTCGGCGTCCATCGCACCGGCGGCGGTCGCGACCTCCGCCGCCGTGGGCCGGGCCACGTAGCCGACGAGGTGTGCGGCCGACACGGTGTCCGCGAGGGGGTGGTCACGCGAGGGATCCACCGTCACCCCCACCCCCGGGAACGCCTCCGGGCGCTCGAGGAGACTGAGCGCCTCACGGGGCTCGACATCCGTGGCGAGGGGGATGGGCACATAGGGCGACCCGTTGAAGCACACCGGCGCAGGAGGGGCCCCGGCCGTCCCGCACAGCATCGTCTTTCCCCACAGGTCGTCGAACGGACGCCCCAGGGCGGTGGCGACGGCCGCGACCAACGAACGTCCGCCGCCCGGCGCGTCGAGCAGCACCGACCTCGGGACCGTGACCGTGGTCGTGTAGCGGTTGGCGACCAGGGCACGACCGTCACGGTCGAGAATCGCTCCCCGGGTGGCGTGCTCCGTCACCTGGCGGGTCGTCAAGCCGGCCGAGACACCCTGTGCCGGAGGGCCCTCGACGAGCTGGACCTGGCCGAGCCGTCCCACGAGCAGGGCGAAGAGCACGGCGAGGAACCCGACCGACACCCCTCCTCGACCGTGTGGTCGCCCCCGTGGTGTCCGTGGCGCCAGCTGAGGGCGTCGCAGCCGTCGCAGCCGTGGCAGCCGTCGCACCCATCGCATGTCAGCCGAGCCTCCTGCGCACGAGGGCGCGGTCGACGGCGACGAGGACCGGCAGGACGATCAGTCCGGCACCGATCGTCGCGGTCAGGGTGGCCAGGGCCGCCGTGAGGTCGAGGCCCCCCTCCGCCAGGACCGCCGACGCTGCGCGACCCGTCAGGACGAGGACCCCCGCGACGACGAGCGCCACCAACGGCCGGAGCCACGAGCCGGCAGAGGTACGCCGGAACGACCCCGCCACCGCCCCGGCGAGCATCAGGGTCAGCGCGAGCAGCCCCATCGGCGCTCCGACCGGAGGGACGAGCTCGAGGACCCAGCCTGCGGCGAGTCCGACCAGCGCCCCGTGGACCGGCCCCCGCAGCACCGCACTCGAGACGACGCCGATGAGGACGAGGTCGGGCACGAACGGCACGGGCACCCCGAGGCGGGGCAGCACCGTGGTCATGAGCAGGGCCGCGGTGACGACGTAGACGACGCGCAGCAGTCCGAGCAGCGAGGGCCTCATCCGACCCGTGGCTCCTCTCCGGTCCGGTCACCCACGACGGGCCGAGGTTGGGCCCGAGCCTCCGGGATGAGCACCGCCACGACATCGATGCTCTCGCGGTCCACCGCGGGCACCACCCGTCCTGTCACGGTGTCGCGACCCCGGTCGGGATCGACGGAGACGACCCGCCCGAGGGTGATCCCCGGTGCGTAGGGGCGGCCCCCGACGCTCCCGAGCGTCGTGACCCGATCACCCACGTGGGGGTTGCCCGGCTGCGCGAGCGTGAGCGCCAGCTGAGTGCTGTCGTCCCCGCCGCCCACCGGGACCGGCGCCACCGTCCCGAGCAGGCCGCGCTCGCCGACGCGAACCGCCACGACCGACTGCGCGGCCCCGAGGAGCTGCACGTCGCACGTCCACGGGGCGACCGCGACGACCCGACCGACGAGGCCGGCGGCGCTGACGACGGTCGAGTCGACGACGACCCCGTCGTGGGAGCCGACATCGAGAGTCAGCGAACGACCACCCACTGCGCTGACCTCGCTCGCGACGACCTGCCCGATCACGGCGGTCCGCCCCTTCACCACGCCCGCGCCGACGAGCTCCTCGAGCTGGCTCTGGACGTGCAGCTGTCTGGAGAGCCGATCGGCCTCGGCTCGCAGCTCGGCATTCTCCGCGGACAGCTGCGCAACCTGGGCGGGCCGCACCCCGGCCAGGAACCGCTGAGCCGGGCCCACCACGGTCCCGGCCGCGGACCGGATGGCCTCGGCGGCCGGGTGGCCCGACAGGTCGCCGACGAGCACGACGAGGGTCGCGACGAGCAGGAGACCAAGGAGCCGGGGCTTGGACTGGTTCGACATCGCAGCCGATCAGCGCCTGTGGTTGACGGTGAGGACCCGCTCGAGCGCCGAGAACTCGTCGACGCACCGCCCCGCGCCGCGGACGGAGGCGTGGAGGGGGTCTGCGGCGACCGACACGGGGACTCCCAGCTCGTGACGCATCCTCTCGTCCAGTCCACGGAGCAGGGCGCCGCCGCCGGTGAGAGTGATCCCTCGTTCGAGGATGTCGCCGGCCAGCTCCGGCGGGCACACGTCCAAGGTGGCCCGGACGAGGTCGATGATCTGGAGCACCGGGCCCTCGATGGCGCGGCGCACCTCGGCGGACCCGAGCTCGATGCGCTTCGGCAGCCCGGTGACGAGGTCACGGCCACGCACTCGCGTGGACAGCTCGGCACCGAGCGGGAAGACGGAGCCGACCGCGAGCTTGATCTCCTCGGCGCTGCTCTCGCCGAGCAGCAGCGAGTACTCGGCCTTGACGTGGCTGATGATCGCCTCGTCCATCTCGTCACCGGCGACCCGCAGTGACGCGGACGTGACGATCCCCCCGAGGCTGATGGCAGCGACGTCGGTGGTGCCACCCCCGATGTCGACGACCATGCTGGCGGCCGCCTCGTGAATGGGCAGGCCGGCACCGATCGCCGCAGCCATCGGCTCCTCGATGAGGTAGACCCGGCGGGCGCCGCAGCGCAGCGCCGCGTCCTCCAGAGCGCGGCGCTCGACGCCCGTCACCTCACTCGGGACACACAGCACCATCCGCGGCCGTGCGATCCGGGACGTGCGGACCCGGTCGATGAACAGGCGAAGCATCAGCTCCGCGTCGTCGGCGTCCGACACGACACCGTCCCGGAGGGGCCGGACCGCCCGGATGGTTCCGGGCGCGCGGCCCAGCATCTCCTTGGCCTGCGTGCCCACGGCGACGAGCCGACCCGACTGCGCCTCGACCGCGACGACGGACGGCTCGTCGAGGACGACGCCCCGTCCGCGGGCGTGGATCAGGGTGTTCGCGGTCCCGAGGTCGACCGCCAGATCACGCCCGAGCGGGCGCAGTCCGGGGATCGGGCTCATACGGGGATTGTGCCCCGGCGTGCTGCCGGGATCGTGGACCTCGACGCCGGAGCAGCCGAGGTGTCGGGCTCGGTGGCCACTGCCGCCCGGCCGGTCCCTCGCCGGACGCGCTCAGAGCCCGGGGAACCAGATGCCGATCTCGCGGGCTGCTGACTCAGGCGAGTCGGAGCCGTGCACGATGTTCTGCTGCACCTTGAGGCCCCAGTCCCGCCCCAGGTCCCCGCGGATGGTGCCGGGTGCGGCCTCAGTGGGGTTGGTGGCGCCGGCGAGGGAACGGAAACCTCGCACGCAGTCCTGGCCCTCGATCACCGCAGCGGTCACCGGGCCGGAGCTCATGAACTCGACGAGCGGCTCGTAGAAGGGCTTGCCCTCGTGCTCGGCATAGTGCGCGGCCAGCTGCTCCACGGTCGGCGTGAGGATCGCCAGAGCGACGAGGGTGTAGCCCTTGGCCTCGATGCGGCGGAGGACCTCACCGCTGAGGCCGCGCTGGAAACCGTCGGGCTTGACGAGGACGAGGGATCGTTCGATGGTCACTCGGCCACCCTACCGACGCCATCGGCCCCGGAGTCCGGGCCCGGCGCCTGGGCCGCGTCGATCCGGCTGCCCATGACGAGGCAGGTCACCCACAGGACGAGGAAGATGATGCCGACGACGAGCATGGCGGGCACGATGAGGGCGCTCGCGAGGGTGAGCAGCTGGACCAACCACCCCAGGGTGACGCCGAACGGCCGCCGCAGCAGGCCGGCGGCGAGGACGCCGAGGATCGCAAGTCCGGTGCCGACGAGCAGGTACGTGGTCGACCGCTGCGAGTCCGGTCCGGTGGCCGCGACGGCCCGGGCGACCAGCGCGCCGAAGAACACGCTGATGGACTGGCCGACGAGCACCGTGGCCAGCATGCGCCACGTGAACCGACCGGTTTCCCCGTAGAAGGTCAGACGGTGCATGCGCGGGTGGCCCTCAGTAGTCCTGCGTCGTGTCCCACGACCGGATGATGGCCTGCGCCTCGGAGTCGCTGGCCCCCGTCGCCTGGGCATAGAGCGCCATCGCGTCCTCGCGCCGGCCGGCGGCGACGAGCCCGCTGATCCGGCTGCGTGCCTCCGCGGTGAGCCGTCCCTCGGTCCAGGACGCGGCGGCGTCGCGGACTCCCGGTCCCTGTCCAGGCACGAACCAGGAGTCGACGGCACGTTTGGCGTCGGGCAGCGGCGCGCCGGTCGCCTCGCGGTAGAGCTTGACGGCGTTGATCTTGTGGCCGGCGCTGATCTCGTGGCTGATCCTGGTGCGCACCGCGTCGGTGAGGCCCGCGTAGCGCTCCTCCCGGTCGCGTCGCCCGAAGATCCGTCCGTAGAGGACGGCGATGACCACGACGACGGCCACGATGAGGACCAGCTTCACCACGGGGTGCATGGCGGACAGACTACGTGGCGCATCGAAAGAGCGGTTCGTCCCCCGTCTCGCGGGAGGGGCGCCCGGTCCGGGATTGGGGACGAACTGCTCTTTCGATGCGGGGGTCAGACGTCCGTGACGCCGAGCAGGAGCCGGACCTCGCCGACCGTGATGACCGAGCCCGTGACGATGACACCGCCGCCCATGCCCTCCTCCTCGGCGAGCCCGATGGCGCGGTCGAGGGCTTCGGGCAGGTTGCTCTCCACCGTGACCCGGGACTCGCCGAAGATGTCGGCGGCGAGCGCTCCGAGCTGCACGGGCGAGAGGGCGCGCGGGGAGGAGCTGCGGGTGATGACGACGTGGTCGAGCCTCGGCTCGAGGGCTTCGAGGATCGCCGTGGCGTCCTTGTCCGCCACGATGCCGACGAGGCCGACGAGCCGCGTGAAGGTGAAGGCCTCGTCGAGGGCGGCAACGAGGGACCGGGCGCCGTGCGGGTTGTGCGCGGCGTCGACGAGGACGGTGGGTGAGCGCCGGACCACTTCGAGCCGGCCGGGCGACGTCATCCGGGCCACGGCGGCCGCGAGCACCTCGCCGTCGAGGGCGTGTTCTCCGCCGCCGAGGAAGCTCTCCACGGCAGCCACGGCGATCGCGAGGTTGCTCGCCTGGTGTGCCCCGTGGATGGGCAGGAAGAGGTCGGTGTAGTCGCCGGCGAGGCCGCGGAGGTTGACCTGCTGGCCGCCCAGGGCGAGGTCGCGTGCGAGCACGCCGAACTGGTCGCCCTCGAGCCGGAGCTCGGAGCCGACCTCCTCGACCCGCTCACCGAGGACGGCGGCGACCTCAGGGGCCTGTAGCGCCGAGACCGTGATGGATCCGGGCTTGATGATGCCGCTCTTCTCGTGCGCGATGTCCACGACGTCGTCACCGAGGAGGTGCGTGTGGTCGAGGTCGATGGGCGTGATGACGGCGACCGCGCCGTCGGCGACGTTGGTCGCGTCCCAGGACCCGCCGAGTCCCACCTCGACGATGGCGACGTCGACGGGCGCGTCGGCGAAGGCGGCGAAGGCGACCGCGACGAGGACCTCGAAGAAGTTCATCCGCCGGCCACCCGAGGCGAGGGACCTGGCGTCCACCAGCTCGATGAGGGGTGCGACCTCGTCATACGCGGCGATGAACTTGTCACGCGGAATCGGTTTTCCGGACAGGCTGATCCGTTCACGGATGTCCTGCAGGTGCGGCGAGGTGAACCGCCCCGTCGAGAGTCCGGTCTCCTGCAGGATGGTGTCGATCATCCGGCTCGTCGACGTCTTGCCGTTGGTGCCGGTGAGGTGGATGACGGGATAGCTGCGCTGGGGGTCCCCGGCGAGCTCCATGACCGCGGCGATCCGTTCGAGGGACGGTCCGATGTCGTTCTCGGGTGCCCGGGCGAGGATCGCCTCCTCGATCTGGCGGAGGCGCTTCATCTCCTCGAGGTTGCGGGCCGCTTCCTGGGCGGGCCCGTCCGGCTGACCGCTCACGCGTTCTCCCCTTCCTGAGCCGCGAGTTCGCGGACCATCCAGACCGTGTCGGGCAGGCCGGAACCGGACGGTTCGCGGTGGGTCTCGACGAAGCCGTGGGCCCGGTGGAAGCGCTCGGCGTAGGCGTTGCCGTCCGGGTAGGCCACGGTGATCCGCGGATGTCCGGCCTCGCGCGCACGGGCGACGACGGCGTCCATCAGGGCGGAGCCCACACCCCGGCCGTGGTGTTCGGGCAGGACGTACAGCTTCCACATGACGAACTCGTCGTCCTGCGGGCCGAAGGCCGCCATGCCGACGACGGTGCCCTGCAGCTCGGCGACCAAGGTGCGGCCCTGGCGGATGGAGGCGGTCACGACGTCTGCGGTCCACCACTTGGCCAGGCCCATCGCGACGTAGTCCAGGCCGGCGATGGGTTCGTGGATGAGCGGCCAGGTGCGGTGCCCGATGCTGAGGACCGCCTCGAGGTCGTCGCCCCCGGCGGTGCGCACCAGGAGACCATCGCCCGGGCCCTCGGCCGGGTCGGGGCCCTCGGCTGCCGGGTCGGGGGGGTTCGTCGACTCGATGCCACTCATGCCTTGGCCACCACGATGGTCGCGGGCGCGCCGTCGCCGACGGTGACGGTGGTGCCCGTGCCGTCCGCGAGGGGGTGCTCGGGCCCGGCCGAGGAGAACTGGGTGGCCAGCGTCTCGGCCACGAGCAGGTCCCGGTGCGTGACCGTGGCCTCGAAGACCTCAGGTGCTCCCTGGATGGTGAGGCTGATCCGGTCGCTGACGTGCAGGCCCGCATCGCGGCGGGCCTGTTGGATGGCGCGGACGAGGTCCCGCGCCACGCCCTCGGTCGCGAGCTCCGGGGTGACGTGCGTGTCGAGGACGATGAACCCACCGCCCGGCAGCATCGCCGTGGCCGCCGCCGTGGCCGCCGCCGTGGCAGGTGCACCGGAGCCGGCCGCCTCCCCGGGATGCCGGCCCTCGCCCGCGACGACGGTCTCGAGGGTGTACTCGCCCGCCAGCAGCTCGAGCCCACCCGAGGTGACGAGACCATCGGCGGAGACGGACCAGTCGCCGGTCTTGCTGCCCCGGATGGCCGCCTGGACGTCCTTGCCGAGCCGGGGGCCGGCCGCGCGGGCGTTGACGGCGAGCCGCTGGGTCACGCCGAAGTCGGCCTCGCTGGCCGTCTCGACGTCGACGAAGGTGATCGTCTTGACGTTGAGCTCGTCCCGGATGATCGAGCCGAACGGCTCGAGCTTTCCGGGCTCGGGCGCGACGACGGTCAGACCGCTGAGCGGCAGCCGGGCTCGGAGCCCGTTGGCCTTGCGGAGGCTGGACCCGACGGAGCACACCTCCCGCGCCCGGTCCATGGCGAGAACCAGCTCGTGGTCGGCGGGCAGCTCCCCCGCATCGGGATAGTCGGCGAGGTGCACGGACCGCTCACCGGTCAGACCCCTCCAGATCTCCTCGGTCGTGAGGGGCAGGAGCGGCGCGATCGCCCTGGTCACCATCTCGAGCGCCGTCCACAGGGTGTCGAAGGCGGCCAGCGACTCAGCTGACTCGCCGCCCCAGAAGCGGTCTCGGGACCGGCGGATGTACCAGTTCGTCAGCACGTCGAGGAAGGACCGCATCGTGTCGCACGCCGCCGCGATCTCGTAGGCGTCGAGCTCCTCGGTCATCTCGGCGACGAACTCGCGGACCTTGGCGAGCAGGTAGCGGTCCAGGACGTCCGGAGACGCCGTGGAGCGCTGCGCCGCATAGCCGGACCCGCCGCGCGCCGTGTTGGCGTAGAGGGCGAAGAACGACCACGCGTTCCACAGCGGGATCATCACCTGCCGAACCCCGTCGCGGATCCCCTGCTCGGTGACGACGAGGTTGCCGCCGCGCAGGATCGGGCTGCTCATGAGGAACCAGCGCATCGCGTCGGCACCGTCCCGGTCGAAGACCTCGGTCACGTCGGGGTAGTTCTGCAGCGACTTGCTCATCTTCTGGCCGTCGGAGCCGAGGACGATGCCGTGGCTGATGCAGGACTTGAACGCGGGCCGGTCGAAGAGGGCGGTGGCAAGGACGTGCAGCGTGTAGAACCAGCCACGGGTCTGGCCGATGTACTCGACGATGAAGTCACCGGGGAAGTGGTGCTCGAACCACTCGGCGTTCTCGAACGGGTAGTGCACCTGGGCGAAGCTCATCGACCCGGAGTCGAACCACACGTCGAGGACGTCCTCGACGCGGCGCATGGTCGACTGCCCCGTCGGGTCGTCCGGGTTGGGGCGCGTCAGCGAGTCGATGAAGGGCCGGTGCAGGTCGGTCACCGCGACACCGAAGTCCCGTTCGAGCTCCTCGAAGGACCCGTAGACGTCGATCCGGGGGTACTCCGGGCTGTCGGACCTCCACACCGGGATCGGGCTGCCCCAAAAGCGGTTTCGCGAGATGGACCAGTCCCTCGCATTGGCCAGCCACTTGCCGAACTGGCCGTCCTTGATGTGCGAGGGCGTCCAGGCGATCTCCTGGTTGAGCTCGAGCATCCGCTCCTTGATCTTGGTCACCTCGACGAACCACGAGGAGACCGCCATGTAGATGAGCGGCTCACGGCAGCGCCAGCAGTGCGGGTAGCTGTGGTCGTAGGTCTCGCGGCGCAGCAGGACCGTGCCCTCGGTCGTGCTACCCATCTCCCCCTCGCCGCGGGTCCGCGCCTTGAGGTGGTCGACGATGTGGGCGTTCGCGTCGAAGACGTGCATGCCCTCGTACTCGGTGATGGGGTGGGTGAAGCGCCCGTCCGGCCCCACCGGCACGACGACGTCGATGCCGAAGGCGTCGGTGAGGACCTTGTCCTCCTCACCGAAGGCGGAGGCGATGTGGACCAGGCCGGTGCCGTCCTCGATCGTGACGTAGTCCGCGGGCAGGACGACGTGCCCCTTGGGATGACCCAGGTAGTAGCTGAAGGGCGGCGTGTAGCTGCGGCCGACGAGCTGGGACCCCTTGAGCCGCTGGACCACGCGGTCCTGGAGGGACTCAGGGTCCGAGCCACCGAGTTCCTTGCGGTAGGAGGCGAGCCGGGCCTCGGCGATGACGTAGCGCTCCGTGGTCCCGCTGAAGTCGGACTCGACGACGACGTAGTCGATGTCGGGGTGGACGGCCATCGCGATGT is a genomic window containing:
- the ndk gene encoding nucleoside-diphosphate kinase; translation: MTIERSLVLVKPDGFQRGLSGEVLRRIEAKGYTLVALAILTPTVEQLAAHYAEHEGKPFYEPLVEFMSSGPVTAAVIEGQDCVRGFRSLAGATNPTEAAPGTIRGDLGRDWGLKVQQNIVHGSDSPESAAREIGIWFPGL
- a CDS encoding GNAT family N-acetyltransferase yields the protein MSGIESTNPPDPAAEGPDPAEGPGDGLLVRTAGGDDLEAVLSIGHRTWPLIHEPIAGLDYVAMGLAKWWTADVVTASIRQGRTLVAELQGTVVGMAAFGPQDDEFVMWKLYVLPEHHGRGVGSALMDAVVARAREAGHPRITVAYPDGNAYAERFHRAHGFVETHREPSGSGLPDTVWMVRELAAQEGENA
- the mreC gene encoding rod shape-determining protein MreC, producing MSNQSKPRLLGLLLVATLVVLVGDLSGHPAAEAIRSAAGTVVGPAQRFLAGVRPAQVAQLSAENAELRAEADRLSRQLHVQSQLEELVGAGVVKGRTAVIGQVVASEVSAVGGRSLTLDVGSHDGVVVDSTVVSAAGLVGRVVAVAPWTCDVQLLGAAQSVVAVRVGERGLLGTVAPVPVGGGDDSTQLALTLAQPGNPHVGDRVTTLGSVGGRPYAPGITLGRVVSVDPDRGRDTVTGRVVPAVDRESIDVVAVLIPEARAQPRPVVGDRTGEEPRVG
- the mrdA gene encoding penicillin-binding protein 2, coding for MSVGFLAVLFALLVGRLGQVQLVEGPPAQGVSAGLTTRQVTEHATRGAILDRDGRALVANRYTTTVTVPRSVLLDAPGGGRSLVAAVATALGRPFDDLWGKTMLCGTAGAPPAPVCFNGSPYVPIPLATDVEPREALSLLERPEAFPGVGVTVDPSRDHPLADTVSAAHLVGYVARPTAAEVATAAGAMDAEDLVGRAGLEAEYDEVLRGTNGRTTVSIDPRGAVIGTVSSVPPTPGLDLLTHIDTRIQAAAERALARAVTRARADGHPADSGAAVVLDVTNGAVVAAASHPTYDPGIFVGGITAADLRRLTSEQAGAALRSRVVAETYPPASTFKVISVPAAVAAGASLKGRYECSPSYRIGDHVFNNYESRGYGPIDLHRALVVSCDTVFYRLAHEAWLDQGGISAPPGRADPFVAMARSFGLGRPTGVDLPGEVAGTIPDRQWKRDYWEATKEQTCRRARTGYPELRRTDRDRAAYLTLLAKENCASGYQYRAGDAVNLSIGQGDVAVTPLQMAVVFGAVANGGTIWQPQVAAGFRSSAGTVTQIPARSSSRVPVSRSVLAYVRRALAEVTRPGGSAGSAFAGFPQQDYPVAGKTGTGEVFGKEATAWFAGYGPTTRPRYAVVVVISQGDSGSRVAAPAVREIFDALRRER
- a CDS encoding DUF4233 domain-containing protein is translated as MHRLTFYGETGRFTWRMLATVLVGQSISVFFGALVARAVAATGPDSQRSTTYLLVGTGLAILGVLAAGLLRRPFGVTLGWLVQLLTLASALIVPAMLVVGIIFLVLWVTCLVMGSRIDAAQAPGPDSGADGVGRVAE
- a CDS encoding rod shape-determining protein, whose product is MSPIPGLRPLGRDLAVDLGTANTLIHARGRGVVLDEPSVVAVEAQSGRLVAVGTQAKEMLGRAPGTIRAVRPLRDGVVSDADDAELMLRLFIDRVRTSRIARPRMVLCVPSEVTGVERRALEDAALRCGARRVYLIEEPMAAAIGAGLPIHEAAASMVVDIGGGTTDVAAISLGGIVTSASLRVAGDEMDEAIISHVKAEYSLLLGESSAEEIKLAVGSVFPLGAELSTRVRGRDLVTGLPKRIELGSAEVRRAIEGPVLQIIDLVRATLDVCPPELAGDILERGITLTGGGALLRGLDERMRHELGVPVSVAADPLHASVRGAGRCVDEFSALERVLTVNHRR
- the ileS gene encoding isoleucine--tRNA ligase — encoded protein: MVYPKVSTDPSGAVDSRAGVPSSPRFPEIEERVLKYWDEDGTFIASVENRAAGESGANEFVFYDGPPFANGLPHYGHLLTGYVKDIVPRYQTMRGRRVERRFGWDTHGLPAELEAQRQLGLKTKQDILDLGIDTFNDACRASVLKYTGEWRDYVTRQARWVDFDHDYKTLEPGYMESVIWAFKTLYDKGLVYEGFRVLPYCWNDQTPLSNHELRMDDDVYKMRQDPAVTIGYRLETGELALVWTTTPWTVPSNIAMAVHPDIDYVVVESDFSGTTERYVIAEARLASYRKELGGSDPESLQDRVVQRLKGSQLVGRSYTPPFSYYLGHPKGHVVLPADYVTIEDGTGLVHIASAFGEEDKVLTDAFGIDVVVPVGPDGRFTHPITEYEGMHVFDANAHIVDHLKARTRGEGEMGSTTEGTVLLRRETYDHSYPHCWRCREPLIYMAVSSWFVEVTKIKERMLELNQEIAWTPSHIKDGQFGKWLANARDWSISRNRFWGSPIPVWRSDSPEYPRIDVYGSFEELERDFGVAVTDLHRPFIDSLTRPNPDDPTGQSTMRRVEDVLDVWFDSGSMSFAQVHYPFENAEWFEHHFPGDFIVEYIGQTRGWFYTLHVLATALFDRPAFKSCISHGIVLGSDGQKMSKSLQNYPDVTEVFDRDGADAMRWFLMSSPILRGGNLVVTEQGIRDGVRQVMIPLWNAWSFFALYANTARGGSGYAAQRSTASPDVLDRYLLAKVREFVAEMTEELDAYEIAAACDTMRSFLDVLTNWYIRRSRDRFWGGESAESLAAFDTLWTALEMVTRAIAPLLPLTTEEIWRGLTGERSVHLADYPDAGELPADHELVLAMDRAREVCSVGSSLRKANGLRARLPLSGLTVVAPEPGKLEPFGSIIRDELNVKTITFVDVETASEADFGVTQRLAVNARAAGPRLGKDVQAAIRGSKTGDWSVSADGLVTSGGLELLAGEYTLETVVAGEGRHPGEAAGSGAPATAAATAAATAMLPGGGFIVLDTHVTPELATEGVARDLVRAIQQARRDAGLHVSDRISLTIQGAPEVFEATVTHRDLLVAETLATQFSSAGPEHPLADGTGTTVTVGDGAPATIVVAKA
- a CDS encoding bifunctional folylpolyglutamate synthase/dihydrofolate synthase → MSGQPDGPAQEAARNLEEMKRLRQIEEAILARAPENDIGPSLERIAAVMELAGDPQRSYPVIHLTGTNGKTSTSRMIDTILQETGLSTGRFTSPHLQDIRERISLSGKPIPRDKFIAAYDEVAPLIELVDARSLASGGRRMNFFEVLVAVAFAAFADAPVDVAIVEVGLGGSWDATNVADGAVAVITPIDLDHTHLLGDDVVDIAHEKSGIIKPGSITVSALQAPEVAAVLGERVEEVGSELRLEGDQFGVLARDLALGGQQVNLRGLAGDYTDLFLPIHGAHQASNLAIAVAAVESFLGGGEHALDGEVLAAAVARMTSPGRLEVVRRSPTVLVDAAHNPHGARSLVAALDEAFTFTRLVGLVGIVADKDATAILEALEPRLDHVVITRSSSPRALSPVQLGALAADIFGESRVTVESNLPEALDRAIGLAEEEGMGGGVIVTGSVITVGEVRLLLGVTDV